The Rufibacter sp. DG15C region GGGTGAACCCGAACTGGGCATACAGGCTATGGGCGTCTCTGGTGGCCAAGAGCCAGCGCCGCAGGTTTTGCAATTGTGGGTGGGCTTGTAAGGCTTCCAGCATCCATTTAGACAATCCTTGGCCGCGCGATTCTTCCAGTACAAACACATCGCAGAGGTAGGCAAACGTGGCATAGTCAGTGATGAGGCGGGCGAAGGCTACTTGCTTTTCCTGATGATACACAGCCACGCACAGAGAGTTTTCTACGGCGCGTTCCACTGTTTCCCTCGGGATGCCCGGCGACCAATAACTCTGCACCAAATAGCCATGGATGACGTCCAGTTGCAGACGCGCCTTGTCAAAACTCAGGAGATAGTCGTTGGGGCGGTATTGGTTCAAGTCCATAGAACAAGATAAGAGGCCAGCAGCTTTTGCGCAACTACAAGCTTTGGATGACCAGCAGACTGGAAATTCCCAAACCCAGCCACAAAATCACGCCCAGCAACAAGGGCCGAATGCCCACCTGCCGCAAGGTCTCCTTGGCTAGGCCGGCGCCCACCAGAAACAGTGTCAAGGTAAGGCCACGCTTGGCAGCAAAGGTGATGCCGGCATACAGCGGTTCAAGTTTGATGGGGCCGTAGCTACTGATGAGCATGGTCAATACAAAGCCGCCAATGAAATAGGGGATAGCCACCTTGGCACCCGACTGCTTAAACGCGAAGGCCGTGAACAAGGCCAGCGGAATAATCCAGAGCGCCCGGGCCAGTTTCACGGTGGTGGCAACGCGCAAGGCTTCCTCGCCGAAGGTCTGCGCCGCGCCCACCACCGAACTGGTGTCATGAATGGCCAGCGCCGCCCACAGGCCAAAGTCTGGCTGCGTCATCTGCAATAGATGGCCCACCCACGGGAAGACCAGCAAGGCCACCGAGTTGAGCACGAACACCGTCCCCAGCGCCATGGTCATCTGCTTTTCCTCGGCGTGGATGAGGGGTGAGACGGCGGCAATGGCGCTGCCGCCACAAATGGCCGTCCCTGCGCTCACCAGATACGCCGTCTTGTAATCTACCCCCAGCCACCTGCCCAGCAGGTAGCCCGCCGTCAAGGTGAGCGTGATAGAGGCCACCGTCAAGAGTAATCCTTCCTGACTCGCCTGTAAGGCCTGCTGCGCGTTAATGCCAAAGCCCAGGCCTATGATGGAGTACTGCAACAGCTTCTTGGTGAGCTTGGAAGTAAGCGGCCTGAAGGGGTTGCCCACCGTATTGGCCAAAATAGCACCCACTGCCAAAGCCACCGGTGGCGATACCCATGGTGTCAGGCACACCGCGCCCGCTATGATGAAAATAGCCTTAGAAACGTTGGGGGTGGAGATTGCGAGGGACATGGGTATTGCAGAAAAGACGATGCAAAAGTACCCGTCCTTTATGCCGCTCGCAAATGAGAAATGGTGATGTGCTATTCCGGTAGGTTATACTGGTGTAGGCAGAACTGCTGAAACAGCTGGGAAAGTCCTTCGGGCTGGCCCACCGGCTGGACAAACCAAAACGACCGCTGCAACCTAAATCCGTCTGGCTGGAGCGTTACCAGTTTGCCGGTTTCCAACTCCTGCAGAATGGAATACCTGGACAGCAAGGCCACGCAGTCTGAGTGCTGAAGAAACGACTTGATGGTCTCTGAACTGCCCAAATCCAGCACCACATTCAAATCTGGTAGTCTAAGCTGGTGCACGCGCAGGGCTTCTTCAATGACTTCTAACGTACCCGAGCCGCGCTCCCGCAGGACCAGCGGCTGCCGAGCCAGTTCTGGCAAGGTGATACTCCCGGCTTGGGTAAGTGCGTGTCCGGTACGGACCACAGGCACCAACTCGTCGGGCAGGAAAGGCGTGTACTGGAGTTCTCTTCTATGGCTGAGGCCCTCTACAATGCCCAGGTCAATGTCCTGATGGATGAGTGCCTGTTCCATGGCCTCTGTGTTGCCGTTGAGCAAGGACAGTTTCACGTGCGGGTACCTTTGATGGAATGCCGACAGCACCGGTGCCATCACGTACTGGGCAATGGTGGTGCTGGCGCCCAAGCGCAAATGGCCGCTTACTTGGTCTTTGAGCTTACCCATGGCAAAGGCCACCTCTTCCTGCAGGGCATGTGCTCGCTCAGCAAAGGCCAGCATGGTCTCACCGGCGGGCGTGAGCTGGATGCGGTTGCCCTTGCGTAGGAACAGACGCAAACCCACCTCGGCCTCTAGTTCCTGCACGCGCTTGGTGGCCGCCGGCTGGGTAATGAAGAGCTCGCCGGCCGCTTTGGTAAAGCTCAGGTGCTTGGCCACGCTTCTAAAAACCTTCCACCGAAAATCTAGCATGCTTTTTATTGAGAGATTGAATGGTTGAATGATTGAGAGAATGGGGTGAAATGTACTGATTATTCAATGTGCTTATGGATCCTAAGGGTGAATCAGCAATTAATAATCAACAATCACCCATTTTTGGCCTCTTTCCCAGAAAACAGCCCAAAAACGGGATTATTGGTCCAGCCAGGCTCTAAAGGTAGAAACCCGCTCGCGGCTCACCAAGACTTCTTCTTGGGTATGTTGCCGAAGCACAAGTTTAAGGCGGCTGTTGGTGTAATGGATGATATCTTTGATGGCCGGCAACTGCACCAGGTAGCCGCGGTTTACCCTGAAGAACTGCTGCGGGTTGACCAGTTGCTCCAGTTGGTCCATGGTGTAGTCTAGGGCAAAGCGGCGGTTGTCTGTGGTCTGCAGAAAGGTGGCCTTCTCAAAGCTGTAGAAAAAGTCAATCTCCTCCACCGGAATGGCCCGCAAATGCTCACCCACTTTCAAGACAAACCTATTTTTATACACCGGTGCCGACGGGTTTTGTAGTTGCTGCAAGGCCTGTTGAAGTACGTGCAAAGAAGCCGCTTGACTGGGTCCAGAAGAAGCGGTAATGCGTTGCAGTTTTTGGAGGGCCTTGGTCAGGTCTTCCTCGTCAATGGGTTTTAAGAGGTAGTCAATGCTGTTGGCTTTGAAGGCGCGCAGGGCATAGGCATCATAAGCCGTGGTGAAGATGATGGGGCAGTGCACGTCTACCTGTTCCAGAACCTCAAAGCTCAAGCCGTCGCCTAGCTGGATGTCAAAGAAGGCCACGTCTGGCAAAGGCTGTTCCTTAAAGTACTGCACCGCTTCCTGCACCGACGCCAGCGTAGCTACCACGGCAAGCGGCACCTCGGTCTGGGCCTGCAGAAGTTGCGTCAAGCGATTGGCGGCCAAGGGTTCGTCTTCTAGGATTAAGGCGCGGAGCATTTGGTAATTGCTGATGGTTAATTGTTGATTTTGGCTTGTTTCCTGGAAAAGAGGCGAAAAACGGTTACTGGAAAGTGAGCAAAGGCAAGCAGACTATAAAGGAGGTATCTGTAGACGCTACTTCCATTTTCCGGTTGGTGAGCATCTGGTAGCGGGCCTGGATGTTGGCAAGGCCCAAGCCGCTGGGCAGTTCGTGCTGGGTCTTGGGCTGTAGGTTGTTCTCTACCCGCAAAGTATTCCCTTCCATCGTCACCTGAATATGCAAAGGCTCATTGGCTAGTATCTTGTTGTGTTTGATGGCATTTTCCAGCAGCATCTGTAGGGCCAGCGGCGGCAGAAAGTAACCGGTGGGTACTTTCTCGGGGAGCGTTACTTGCAAGCCATCAGCGTGCCGAATCTGCTGTAAAAACACGTAGCGCTGGGCAAAGGCCAGTTCCTCTTCCAAGGCTACCACTTCTTTGTGTTGAGAGTCCAGAACGTAGCGGTACACCTCTGACAATTGCTTGATGAACTTGACGGCCAGATCGGGCGAGGGGTGCACCAGGCTGGTGAGGGCGTTGAGGCTGTTGAACAGGAAATGCGGGTTTACCTGGTTTTTAAGGGCCTCGTATTGCGAGAGGGCGTTTTCTTTCTGGAAACGTTCTGCCTTGACGGCCGCCTCGCGCCAGCTTCGCAAAAAGGAAACGGCGTAGACAGACAAGGTGATGAAGAACGTGACCAGCAACTGCGTGAGCATGGTCCACCTGAACCTCATAGAAAGCAAAAGCTCTGCTGAGAGGCCGTTTAGCAACACAATGTACACCCAGTTGACCAGCAGAATGGCTACCGCCGAGAAGAGGGTGGTAGAGACAATGGTAATTAAAAAGCGCTTCCCTGGATTGTCTACCCAAGTGACCACCCGGTTGAGGAGAGTTCCTAAGAAGCCATTGCCCAGCCAAAGGATGGAGAACAAGAGAAAGGCGTACGTAAAGTTTCTGACTACCCAGATGCCGTCAGTGAAGCAGTTGGCGCACAACAGCAACATGTTCAGAACGGCGAAGCCAGAAAAAACAGCCACCCACTTCAGGATAGATTTTACACGCAGGTCTGGGATAGCAAAATTGGCCATGGCTGAAAGGTAAAGATTTTTGGGAAGACCCGCGCGCTCCCAAAAGGAGAAGCGCGCGGGTAAAACAAGAGACTACTCGCATTTGGCCAACAAGGCCTTGGCGCTGTTCATGCCCCAGCTAGGCGACAGGCTGGTGGCGGGTTGGGCAGCCGCGTATTTCTCCACGGCAGTGGTAAGCACTGGCTTGGCCACGTCTTTGCCGCCTCCCACCATTTTGGGCATGTTAAAGTAGTGCTGACCCAAGAGAAAATAGGTTCTGGGGTTCTCAGGGTTCAGGGCCTTGGCTTTCTCCAAAGAGGCCAGCGTGAGGCCAGAATACTTCATGCCGCGGCTCATAGGTGAAACCGACAAGCGGGCCTGGTGCAGATAGCCTTGCAGGACGTGTAGTTCAGATTCCTTCGGTTCTAGGGTCAAGGCCTTGTCTAGAAACGTTTGTGCCTGGTCCAAAATGGCATCTCGTTGGGTATCTTCCTTCAGCTGGAAGCTCAATACAATATGGGCATACGTGGCATAGTAGGCCGGCAACCAAGCCTTAGGTTCAGCCGTGGCAATGCGGCTCAGTTTGTTGGCTGCGCTTTGGGTTTCTTCGGGTGATTGGGAGGCTTTTAATTCAGTGAGCGCCTCACCCAAAGCGGCTTGATAATTTCCTTGAGCCTGTACTAAGAAAGCGAGAAGTAACAACGGAAGTAAGAGTAATTTTTTCATGGAAGTAGATTTTAAGTTGTTGGTTATGAATTAATTGTTGATTGTCAATTGCTGGTGAATTTTAGGTATCCGTTTTTAGCCTGATTTCTGGGAAAGAGGCCAAAAACGGATGGTTGGTGACTGCTGATTGTTTAGTGTCAATCTCTCAATCACTCAATCATCCATTCCCTCAATCATGAAGAGAGATAAGCAAGGCCACCAGCGCGAAGCGCTTGGCATCGGGCAGAATGGGTTGCGAGGCAAACTTACCGTCCTGGCCGGGCGTGGCAGCGTAGCGGTACCCGAACACGTTGTTAAAGCCTAACATATTATTGCAAGCGCCGTGCAGAATCACGTTGTGGCCTTTAATGGTGGTGAGGTAGCTGGCGCTTACGCTCAGGTCCAGGTAGCTTTTGGTGCGTCCCTGCATGAAGCCTTCTTGGTTGGGATTGTGGAACGGCCGGCCGCTGGTGTAGCTGAAGGTGGTGCCCACATAGGTTTTGATGGGGTCTATCATCTGCTTGTACACTAAGCTCAGGTTGTGGGAAGAGGCAAACGACGGACGCGCCAACTCTGGATAGCCTTTGTACAGACGCTTGCTGTCCAGGAACGAATATGAAATCCAGTAATCACCTTTCTTAATCGTTTCCTGGTCCCGGAAGAAGAACTCCACGCCTCTCGCGTAGCCATGTCCGCCGTTGGTAATTTGGGTAGCGTTCTGGAGCTCTGGAGCGTTGTACCTAATGAGGTTCTGGTACTGCTTGTGGTAGCCTTCCACCCGTAGCGTGCGTTTATTAAAGGTGCGCTGGTAGTTTAAAATGTAATGCACGGCCTTCTCAAAGGTGAGCGGTTGTTGGTACTTGAGGTAATCCTGTTCTGGCGTCTGGTAGAAATGTCCGTAGGCGAAGGAAACCTGACCGTCTTTGCCCGCTTGATAGGCCAGCGCCAACCTAGGCGATAAGGCGTTTCTGCCCAGAAACTGAGAGCGCTCCCAGCGCAGGCCTGGTCTGGCCACCAGCTTGCTCCCCAGGTACACGTCGGCCTCGGCAAAGCCCGCTATATTCTGGTCGTTCACCAAGCCATTACGTGTGTCTGCTTTTGGATTCTGCTGGAAGGTCTGGTCATAGTGGCTCAGCTGGGTCTCCAGACCCGTGCGCAACGTCACGGCGTGTCCCAAGTCTCGTATCATAACTGCTTTTCCGTTCCAGGTATGCGTGCCGGTATTGACCTGGGTGGTGCCAGCCGTTATGTCTTGGGTGGTGTAGGTATAGGTAGTGCCGGTTTGCAAGGTCCATTTCTCCTGAAAGACTTCTTCATAAGTGCTGT contains the following coding sequences:
- a CDS encoding GNAT family N-acetyltransferase, whose product is MDLNQYRPNDYLLSFDKARLQLDVIHGYLVQSYWSPGIPRETVERAVENSLCVAVYHQEKQVAFARLITDYATFAYLCDVFVLEESRGQGLSKWMLEALQAHPQLQNLRRWLLATRDAHSLYAQFGFTPLPSAEPFMQLHTPNAYQTAAFLDQK
- a CDS encoding YeiH family protein; translated protein: MSLAISTPNVSKAIFIIAGAVCLTPWVSPPVALAVGAILANTVGNPFRPLTSKLTKKLLQYSIIGLGFGINAQQALQASQEGLLLTVASITLTLTAGYLLGRWLGVDYKTAYLVSAGTAICGGSAIAAVSPLIHAEEKQMTMALGTVFVLNSVALLVFPWVGHLLQMTQPDFGLWAALAIHDTSSVVGAAQTFGEEALRVATTVKLARALWIIPLALFTAFAFKQSGAKVAIPYFIGGFVLTMLISSYGPIKLEPLYAGITFAAKRGLTLTLFLVGAGLAKETLRQVGIRPLLLGVILWLGLGISSLLVIQSL
- a CDS encoding LysR substrate-binding domain-containing protein produces the protein MLDFRWKVFRSVAKHLSFTKAAGELFITQPAATKRVQELEAEVGLRLFLRKGNRIQLTPAGETMLAFAERAHALQEEVAFAMGKLKDQVSGHLRLGASTTIAQYVMAPVLSAFHQRYPHVKLSLLNGNTEAMEQALIHQDIDLGIVEGLSHRRELQYTPFLPDELVPVVRTGHALTQAGSITLPELARQPLVLRERGSGTLEVIEEALRVHQLRLPDLNVVLDLGSSETIKSFLQHSDCVALLSRYSILQELETGKLVTLQPDGFRLQRSFWFVQPVGQPEGLSQLFQQFCLHQYNLPE
- a CDS encoding LytTR family DNA-binding domain-containing protein, whose translation is MLRALILEDEPLAANRLTQLLQAQTEVPLAVVATLASVQEAVQYFKEQPLPDVAFFDIQLGDGLSFEVLEQVDVHCPIIFTTAYDAYALRAFKANSIDYLLKPIDEEDLTKALQKLQRITASSGPSQAASLHVLQQALQQLQNPSAPVYKNRFVLKVGEHLRAIPVEEIDFFYSFEKATFLQTTDNRRFALDYTMDQLEQLVNPQQFFRVNRGYLVQLPAIKDIIHYTNSRLKLVLRQHTQEEVLVSRERVSTFRAWLDQ
- a CDS encoding sensor histidine kinase produces the protein MANFAIPDLRVKSILKWVAVFSGFAVLNMLLLCANCFTDGIWVVRNFTYAFLLFSILWLGNGFLGTLLNRVVTWVDNPGKRFLITIVSTTLFSAVAILLVNWVYIVLLNGLSAELLLSMRFRWTMLTQLLVTFFITLSVYAVSFLRSWREAAVKAERFQKENALSQYEALKNQVNPHFLFNSLNALTSLVHPSPDLAVKFIKQLSEVYRYVLDSQHKEVVALEEELAFAQRYVFLQQIRHADGLQVTLPEKVPTGYFLPPLALQMLLENAIKHNKILANEPLHIQVTMEGNTLRVENNLQPKTQHELPSGLGLANIQARYQMLTNRKMEVASTDTSFIVCLPLLTFQ
- a CDS encoding TonB-dependent receptor, with translation MKTAILLLSFFLLLTDHQLFAQSLVKGQVKDTDGQPIIGANVMLKGAYDGASTDAAGSFSFKTKSTGAQVLVVSYLGFGTLEKSINLDQPLAPLHIILKPDYRQLQAVQISAGAFEASDEKRSALLTSRDIVTTAGAAADIMGAINALPGTQKVGEEGKLFVRGGDSYETKTFIDGMVVANPYSASVPDVPARGRFSPFLFSGMAFSSGGYSAEYGQALSSALLLQSQDLPDESQTGISLMSVGASLSRTKRWENTSLAVSGEYTNLQPYMSLVPQRQDWIKMPETKAGSVVFRQKTSATGMFKLYGTYTSSELGLYQENINASETPTRVNLSNQNLFVNSTYEEVFQEKWTLQTGTTYTYTTQDITAGTTQVNTGTHTWNGKAVMIRDLGHAVTLRTGLETQLSHYDQTFQQNPKADTRNGLVNDQNIAGFAEADVYLGSKLVARPGLRWERSQFLGRNALSPRLALAYQAGKDGQVSFAYGHFYQTPEQDYLKYQQPLTFEKAVHYILNYQRTFNKRTLRVEGYHKQYQNLIRYNAPELQNATQITNGGHGYARGVEFFFRDQETIKKGDYWISYSFLDSKRLYKGYPELARPSFASSHNLSLVYKQMIDPIKTYVGTTFSYTSGRPFHNPNQEGFMQGRTKSYLDLSVSASYLTTIKGHNVILHGACNNMLGFNNVFGYRYAATPGQDGKFASQPILPDAKRFALVALLISLHD